A single Montipora foliosa isolate CH-2021 chromosome 7, ASM3666993v2, whole genome shotgun sequence DNA region contains:
- the LOC138010721 gene encoding uncharacterized protein: protein MGGVQLLANANRGLNIRRSEALKPELDVSYRYVCAPSNAITTELFGDELPKAVKDITDTNRITSKIHRERKDKFDSNGPEIAMTDSKRRTRTTKEGTGKETRPKEPKLTTNQSTELPSEVGKGTRTYTNNSTSLANTGLVVKITESPDSHPFNTSTSEGPAYSSSCGGSTFPKEPASDDGLSLVREHYRTKRISGTAVSLFMQSWRAGTKRKYSCYLKKWAAFCTKREFNSFQPSITEVLDFPSELYSQGFTYCAINNARSALTLYITVNDGQSVGQHPLVQRLISPDHQSQNTRRYGIFKLFGLPSPS, encoded by the exons ATGGGTGGAGTTCAACTGCTGGCCAATGCTAACCGCGGACTTAACATACGACGCAGCGAAGCTCTGAAACCAGAGCTAGATGTCAGCTATCGCTACGTCTGCGCCCCTTCCAATGCCATTACCACAGAACTATTTGGAGATGAGCTACCGAAGGCGGTAAAAGATATTACCGATACTAATCGGATTACCTCTAAGATACACCGTGAAAGGAAAGACAAGTTCGATTCAAATGGTCCAGAGATAGCTATGACAGATTCCAAAAGAAGAACCAGGACTACTAAAGAGGGAACGGGGAAAGAAACCAGGCCCAAAGAACCAAAGCTGACTACAAATCAGTCTACAGAG CTGCCTTCAGAAGTTGGAAAAGGAACAAGGACATACACTAATAATAGCACCAGTTTGGCCAACACAGGTTTGGTGGTCAAAATTACTGAGTCTCCTGATAGCCATCCCTTTAACACTTCCACGTCTGAAGGACCTGCTTACTCTTCCTCATGCGGGGGCTCAACGTTCCCTAAAGAACCAGCTTCAGATGATGGATTGTCTCTTGTCAGGGAGCACTACAGAACAAAGAGAATATCAGGGACAGCTGTCAGTTTGTTCATGCAATCATGGAGAGCAGGCACCAAAAGGAAATATTCATGTTACCTCAAGAAGTGGGCTGCGTTTTGTACTAAAAGGGAATTTAATTCTTTTCAGCCATCTATAACAGAAGTTTTAGACTTCCCCTCTGAACTTTACAGCCAAGGATTCACGTATTGTGCTATTAACAATGCAAGAAGTGCACTCACTTTATATATTACAGTCAATGATGGACAAAGCGTTGGACAACACCCACTTGTCCAGCGGTTGATCAGTCCAGACCACCAAAGCCAAAATACAAGGAGATATGGGATTTTCAAGCTATTTGGGTTGCCTTCTCCTAGTTGA
- the LOC138010720 gene encoding volume-regulated anion channel subunit LRRC8A-like — MDSKLPSPGTTELLSTWWDVIDHYLLAVMLAVSVASFGLQTTKDNLICIPAVKCSAVAENSSAFGNSNGSSDVLNVCKKLSLPNTSIVLTTMSDRRQYDYVDNECYSKMDCFTKFYSLIFLAETVILLAISNFWQKFPNTRCALAHCEHLLSEFNKGQLESSSSVTNRDLSLKGPFELSSNVPNRGHGNEEELRLKGQFELTSPNYDPRANLLDRLKIFENRYSKEISCKDRSSVTNHYRVRGALGSGVTALFLICNISHYTLRTSWTSCSLDGVTVVGEHSYFQCSRSNGGFLVIVTVSFFVFLGLRLFFVCGSVIWAFFGTLSWSPSFTKTDWKVDPDKGEGYKVLGDAAFLFHMMNVSNETLLNAVMARKIDQRGQPNEGTNAGQNERLIP, encoded by the coding sequence ATGGATTCAAAATTGCCAAGTCCTGGAACTACTGAACTACTGTCTACCTGGTGGGATGTTATTGACCATTACCTATTGGCAGTGATGTTGGCTGTTTCGGTGGCCTCGTTTGGGTTGCAGACCACAAAAGATAATTTGATATGTATACCTGCTGTTAAGTGTTCAGCTGTTGCAGAGAATAGCTCGGCGTTTGGTAATAGCAATGGTTCAAGCGATGTGTTAAACGTTTGCAAGAAGCTGAGTCTGCCAAATACGTCTATTGTCCTAACGACAATGTCTGATAGACGGCAGTATGATTATGTTGACAACGAATGCTATTCAAAGATGGAttgttttacaaaattttattcGTTAATTTTCCTTGCTGAAACTGTTATTTTGCTGGCCATCTCTAATTTCTGGCAAAAGTTTCCCAACACTAGATGCGCATTGGCTCATTGTGAACATCTACTTTCGGAATTTAACAAAGGACAGTTGGAGTCATCGTCAAGTGTGACGAACCGTGATCTGAGTCTCAAAGGACCGTTTGAGTTATCATCAAATGTACCGAACCGTGGTCATGGTAACGAAGAAGAGCTGAGACTCAAAGGACAGTTTGAGTTAACATCACCGAACTATGATCCCAGAGCCAACCTTCTAGACAGATTAAAAATCTTTGAAAATCGGTACAGCAAAGAGATCTCTTGTAAAGATCGTAGTTCCGTAACAAATCATTACAGAGTTCGAGGTGCGCTGGGCTCTGGTGTCACTGCCCTCTTTCTAATTTGTAATATTTCCCACTACACGCTCAGAACCAGTTGGACTTCTTGCTCTCTAGACGGCGTTACGGTCGTGGGAGAGCACAGCTATTTCCAGTGCTCTCGTTCCAATGGAGGTTTCCTTGTTATTGTTacagtttcattttttgttttccttggtttgcgcttgttttttgtttgcggGTCTGTCATCTGGGCGTTTTTCGGAACTCTGAGCTGGAGTCCTTCATTCACCAAAACTGACTGGAAAGTAGACCCCGACAAAGGGGAAGGGTATAAAGTCTTAGGAGATGCGGCATTTCTGTTTCACATGATGAATGTTTCAAATGAGACTTTGTTAAACGCCGTCATGGCAAGGAAAATTGATCAAAGGGGGCAGCCAAATGAAGGGACTAACGCGGGCCAAAATGAGAGACTAATTCCTTAA
- the LOC138010716 gene encoding uncharacterized protein: protein MKMAAKRALVAVDYNQLNCFSSVVLYDIAHTSTRKTCKNKFNVERIIHRRKTSNDFEYLIKWEGWALDQCTWEPTEHLTPELLRSYEKPLKPNLGRLEEASRQFYSGVLSALRAKSLAPFYVMFDLDLWRYVSNNRGCDSQHKGYKLYCIEDLALLNLPEQWWNYLNNHGQGQAVKPPLKIKPILSWTPATQVFKDGKLIARQRMPLEKLCVDILRRPCDTANLFQ, encoded by the exons atgaaaatggcggccaaaaggGCCCTCGTGGCGGTGGATTACAACCAATTAAACTGTTTCTCTAGTGTTGTCCTTTATGATATCGCCCACACCAGCACAAGGAAGACGTGCAAGAACAAATTCAACGTGGAACGCATAATTCATAGACGAAAGACCAGTAAT GATTTTGAGTATCTTATTAAGTGGGAGGGTTGGGCTCTCGATCAATGTACCTGGGAACCCACGGAGCATCTAACACCAGAGTTGTTAAG GAGCTATGAGAAGCCCCTCAAGCCAAATCTAGGAAGGTTAGAGGAGGCAAGCCGCCAGTTTTATTCTGGTGTTCTTTCCGCCTTGAGGGCAAAGTCATTGGCACCATTTTATGTCATGTTTGACCTGGATTTGTGGCGTTATGTGAGCAATAACAGAGGATGTGATTCACAGCATAAAGGCTACAAATTGTACTGCATTGAAGATCTTGCTCTTCTCAATCTTCCTGAGCAGTGGTGGAATTATTTAAACAATCATGGTCAAGGCCAAGCAGTGAAGCCTCCTCTGAAAATCAAACCCATACTTAGCTGGACACCTGCAACTCAGGTGTTTAAAGATGGCAAGTTGATAGCAAGACAAAGAATGCCTCTTGAAAAATTAtgtgtagacattctaagacgCCCTTGTGATACTGCCAACTTGTTCCAGTAA